DNA sequence from the Penicillium psychrofluorescens genome assembly, chromosome: 3 genome:
CATGATCAGATCCCACACAGAGGTGTAAACGGAATTGAGGAGAGCGAAAGTGATGAACGAGGCCTGGTACCGCATGTCACGGTCGATGCGATACATGCTCAAGGTGGCATAGTAGAGGACACCAAATATGTACTTGCCcagattgagaagatgggGGAACGCGTTCTTGGTGTCCAAGTATCGACGGATACACTGGAAAGCGCGCCATACTGAGGGGAGGCAGGTGAAGAATCCCAGCAGTCGAGAGTGCGAGGAGTTGCATTGAGATGGGCTATCCCAGTGTGCTGCATAAAGGCAGAAGAAAAGCGCAATGTTCTATTATGGAGTTAGCAATTCCTTGGCGCAAAGGAAGGGTAGTTTCTTACCCCCATCGCATAGGTCTGAGAGCAGTACATGTCCCCAAGGAAGAAATCACGGAATTCAACTGGGTAAATCCCGGCAAGCAGAAGTCGCCACTGCATGGGTCAGTCATGATAGTCAAGAGTCAAAAAGAAGGGTTGCGTACATTCGAAAAAGCCCACCACTTTCGACTCCGATGGTAAAGAATACGAGCCGGCAAGAAAATAACAATGAGCGTGATGCCAATAAGCACGACAGGCCAGTAGATGTACATGGCATTCGTCCATGAAAAGTTGAGCCACATGCAGAGGCCCAGCAAGAAAACGAAGAAGGACGGAATCTGAGGGCCATATTAGAACACCAAATGTTTGTTGTCTGGTCACTGTGCTTACCTCTAGCAACTGACGCCACTCCAGTGTGTGTCTAGTATCATATTCAAAAACAAATGCGTAGTTGATTTTAGACTTTGTCCAAATCATGCAATCCACACAGAAGAGCAAGACGTGAAACGTGATAAGGAAATACCCGCCGTAAATCTTTTCTCGTCAGCTGTGGACATGATAGATAAGGAGGGTACTGACCTGAAGTAAATAGCTGGTGCGGGTATGGATCTCGGGATCTCCATTTCTTAGATGCTGAGCAGCATAGACCAGTCCCTGGATAGCGAACAATGCGCCGGCCATCAACATCAGACCCGCGCGGAACGTGCTAGGAGAGTAATCCCCGGATTTCGTGATTGTGTGTCGTAGCTTCGATACCGCGATCTTGCGATTGCCTCGCTCAAAATAGCGGGCATACAAGTCTTCGGAAGTGACCATCAGACTCTCAAGCGCCTCACTCTGAACGAATGATGCCTTATTGATCCTTTCCGACATGTATCGGAGAGGAGGACGGGCATTGACTGCTTTGTCGTACTTCTTGTTGATTTTGCGGAAGGCGGTTCGGTTCAAGTAAGCATATCCTTTTAAGAGCTCCACTCCACGGTAGAATTCTTGGAGGGCATGCTTGAGCTTCTTTTTGGCTGTGCGGTAGGACACCTCGTTCTGCGGGTCATTTCGCCGCATAAAGTCCCTGCGGTTGACAATGAAATCGTGATCCCGCTCATGCAACCCTGGAGttgccatctccgccaaaGCCTCCGAGTTCTTGCCAAATCGGGGTTTTCCGGTCAGTGTATCTTTGAGACGGCCATTGAATTTTCCAAATCCATTGGGCCGTGCGCGCATCTCAGCCACATCACCCCTGGTGGTTCGTTTTTTGGCAGCCATGAATTCTTGAATCCGCTGATCCCGCATGATATGCAACTGCTGGCGAAGAACCTGTAGGCGCTCCgcggcctcctcctccttcatctcatAGAAAGAATCGACCTTGGATAGCTCGCTATCCAGAAATGCAAAGAATTCATCTTGTCGCTTCTCCACGTCGGGGTGGTAATTGGATTGTGTTGTCCGCTTCCCCGGAGACGCTCCCTCGGCGTTGGAAAAGacacggcggagaagggtGGAGGTGCGATTCCCCGAATCACTTTTGTTCGAAGCACCGCCCCCTGGGCTGTTGAAAGACTGCTGTTGAGTTACAGACAGCCTTCGCTCGGCCGGTTCATCGCGCGCAGGCAGATTTCCAAACGTCGCGCGTCTGGGCAAGATCGGTGCTGGTGCTTTCACCCCATTGGAGCGACCGGCATCGTCTTCCAGAGGTACATACTCCTCCTCCGGGTCCATAGCCGGGTCTGGGAGCTCAAACGATTCGGCGTCCGACCCTTGCCCGCGGAGAGGCGGCGTCGCGATGATACTCCCATAGCTTCGGTTCCCCACGTGCGGTGAGGGGCGCGACTTTGGTGTCCGCAACGGCTGTCTTTCGGCTCGTGGATTCGGCGTGGAGCGCGAGTTGGTATTCGATCGGGGTTGGTCGAGAGACTTATCCGGGTTGGATGGCGTGAGGTTGTCGGGACGTGAAGCGCCCTTGGAGGAAGGGGTGGGTGCTCCGAGGGACGGGGTGTAAGGACTGCGCTGGGCCTTGTGCAGAGCGCGTgtgatggccttgaccttTTTCTTGCCGGTCTATATGCGGGTGTGTCACGGTTGGCAACCAGGTCCGAAAGCTTGAGGGTGTGGCGCACGGAGAGAAAAGCGTACCTTGTAGTCCAGATACTTAGCCCGCCATTCAGGAACAAGTTCCTGTTCTAGCTCTCTGAACGGGGGAGTTGGGTCAGCCACCGGAATGTTCATTTGGGGAGGAGCAAACCAACTTGGCGAATTTCATCGTGGGCCAGCAGCTTCACGGCATGATCTCCGAAAACGACTGGACGAGCTGGGCGGGAGAGGTGAACGGGGCAGGAGATAAAAGATGAGAACGATCCCCACGCGGTCggagaataataatcgaGGGCCACCGGATGAGTGAGtggggtgggaagaggaggatgcaGCAAACCAGGAAAGAcgaagatcaagatcccCCGGTGGATGAAAAAAGTGATGTACCCGGTACTTGAGCAGCGCAAGCGCCTTGGCCATTCCCTGGTACCCGGTACTTGCGGCGGTCCCCATCGAAGCAATCAAAGCTTCCGACCGCGCACGTGCTGCGCTGGGCTCATGGCGTGCCGGCCTGAGGCATTCAAGTATGTCGAGTTGGCGTCACTTTCCAACGACAAAAACACTCCCATGTACACAATCGCGACGTGATATTATTGTACTCTAATCACCCACGTCTGCCAACGCCGCCGTCTCAATTGCAATGGCCAGCGTATTCGCACACCCGCTATTCGAGCCAGCAAGTCCCCGATGGTGACTGGGTCTACATCTGGATTGGAATGTAGGAATGTGACGGCGGTTCTCACtgacgatgacgagctgGCGAAAGCAGCCCTGTCGGACTGAACTCTCGGAAAATTGTCATGTACTACAGTCTACGTCATCTACATCATCACCAAGCAGGTCCATCAAAGGCATTGTTCTCATTGTCTTGTCTCTGTacagaagagagagaagttCAATATTTCTCATCAAGGTAGCAGGTCATTCATCCATGCCTCGCATTTACCAgccgcggcgctgctggtgctgggggCGGCCATAGCGGCGGGGGTCGTACTCATCCGCACCTTGCTCCCGGATGTAGTGCTCATCGTACATGTGCTCTGCGTTGCGCTTGGCGTGCTCGCGGGCCTTGAGGCGGTCCACCTCATCCATGCCCTTGGTCTCAGCCAGCTtgtcgacctcggcgccgaccaggccggcgatggcctccttggcgaAGGAGTGGCTGACGGGCTTGCCTGGAGGGGGGTGGTGTTAGCGACGATTGATCGATGATCCGTGATGATCGGGATGTATTGTATACATACCCTCCTTGCGCTGGTGGTCCTCCCACAGCTTCATGCCCTCGAACGAGGCAGCGCCGGCGATGAGCTCGTGCGAGAAGTGGCTCTCGTGCTGCTCTCCACCGTACACCTGACGGTGAGCATCATCGGATTCGCCTGCGTCGATCGTCAGTATCTTGCAGACGGGTACATGTGCATGCTGCAGGGGTGATGCAGGGGACATGCCGAGCGAGACGTACCCCAGCCGAAAACCATTGTGAATatgagaagaaggtgatTGAAAAGTGGTCAGATAGAGAGGTATGAAGAGAGTCGagtgatgaagaaagaaagaacccAGAAGGGGGGGCGAGGACGGGGATCTTATAGGCAGCGCAAACAAACAACCGCTGACGACAGAAGACTCCAGAAGACAcccctcctccatctcatcagGAGCTCTCTCTGTCTCAGCCGGGTCCCACTGGCTCTGCGTGTTTGTTGATAGGCGCCAGTGGCCCCTCCATGGGGCAGCTAGACCACGGCTCGCAGGGCTGCATCGGTATTTGGGCCTCGCTAGTGGGCAGATCGTAGGGGTTGCTAGGGTGAGGATCCGGCCTGAGTGAGgggcatggccattgccCATTCACAGCGTCCCCCGTGGAAGTAAGTGGCGTCCTCCGTATCATCCGGTGGCGCGTTACAGGGGATGGTGGGGACCTTACTAGGTACCGCCATGAGGACCGTGTTGAAACACGAagtatattattattattggcgTTGATCCGCCCTAGAATCATACACAGCCCGAAGAGCCCGACGAACTACTGTCAACTAGCGGTCCTGCCGATGTACAGTACCAGCACATGCATAATTGCATGATCATCGCCCAACGCCAAGAACCCCCGAGCCAAGAAACCCAAGCTTCCACTCCGAGGCTTGTCCATCTGCCCTATGAGCGATCCGGCCGGTCTCGACCTGGGGTTTCGGATGTCTTTGCAATGGAATCAACTAGCGGTGGGAATTGAAGCGTATAGCGGATTCCCAGCATAATTGAATTGACGCCGCTATTGATCTGTTTCTGTTCTTAGAATCCTATTACGTACTTTCACGTGTGCCGTCGTTGTGGCTGTGGAGTGGGGTTGGTTTCGTATTCACCAGCCACACTAATCCGACACGACGGAGGGACGATTCTAGGCTGAGCACGGAGTTCAGAGggaggacatcgacagtCTCTGTCATAGAGGCAGTGGAAAATCAATTGAGGTATTCTACGCCCCCAAATACCTCCCAAGAAGGCCATATCTTGGCTGAGATACTCCATACCTCTGGAAGTATAGATGCCGCCATGCAATATTACTAGGCCATCATGAAACAATCGATGTCATGATTTTACTCGAGACGCCATCCTGAATGGCCGCCCAGTCAATGTCTTGGCCAATGTTGATCCCGCAGGCAGCCACGATACCACGGCCATACCGACCATAATACCAATCCACTGTCCTCGTCAGCCCCTCCATCAGCTGCGCCACACCGCGGTGGTCCTTCCGTCCAGCTCCAAATAGACAAAGTGtacagccaccaccaccacaacatGCCCATCAAACCGCCCCTCCAATCCGACTTCTCCTCGgccctcaccctcaccatcaccaacccGCCCAGCCCGGCCCAGACCCCAGCACCAAACATCCTACTCCTcctccacggcctcggcgacaCCGCCGCGGGATTCACCTCCTTCGCGCGCGCGCTCCACCTCCCGGAGACAACGATCGTCACCGTGCAAGCGCCGGCCCCGCTCCCCTTCGACCTGGGCGGCTTCCACTGGGGCGACGATGTCTCCTTCGACTCGTCCACGGGGGCGCTCGACATGGACTCCGGGTTTGCGCGCGCCACGGCAATATTAGCCGATGACGTCGTGCGCGACACCTTGATGGGTAAATGCGGCTACCGCCCAAGGGAGATCATGGTGCTGGGGCTCGGGCAGGGCGGGATGGTTGGGTTAGCGCTTGCGCGGGCACTGGGGAAGACAGAACGCGAAGCAATGGGCGGGGTGGTTTCCATTGGCGCGCCCTTTGCGCTGTCGGGACAGTCGGGCGGTGCGAAGAACCGGACGCCGGTGTTGCTCGTTGCGGGCCGGGATTCATTGGTTGTTTCGGATTCGGCGGTGCGCAGGACGAAAGAGGTGTTTGAGTTTGTGGAGCTGAGTCGGTATGCGAGGAAGGGCGATGGCATGCCTTCGAATCGTGATGAGATGCTGCCCGTTATGCAGTTCTTTGCGCGCAGGCTGCGCAGCCGGCAGGGTGTGCCGGAGGGCAGTGTGGAAATCGGTTGAGAGTGATAGAGACATTTATGGGTGCCATGTACATTACTAGATAGATCAACAGGACTAATAATAATCACTGGGCTCGAGGCGCATTGATCGAATTCGTACAGTTGAAGTACAAACTTGTACGATAAGTCTGGCGGGTCGAGTCCAGTATCTAATTCTACTAGGTATCAGGGCGAACAGGTAGAGGGAGATAAATAATTAATGCATGGAGTGTAGAGTTAAATAATTTGTTAGGGGGTCTGAAACATATAGTTGAACGTCGGTGGGCAATCAATAGATTTTACAAGACAACGACTATAGGACAGAAGGAATTGAAAACAACCTCATGATTTTTGCGTCATTAACATATTAGAGCTAGCTACTGGGCAAGACTTTTTAATTATCACCGAAAACATGGGTCCCTACTGAGTACATCGTCAAAATTAGTTCCAGAGCTAGAAGGTGGATGTGCCACACCCCGTTCTCCTTGTTCATGGGCCCTGAATCAGTATCTCGTGACCACAACTTTCCCTCCGGCATCTCCAGAGTCCAGGAGCTCATGTGCGCGATGAATCTCATTATAACCAAAGACGTACGCCGGCTGGGCATCATACTCCCCCTTTTCGATCTGTTGAATAATACGCTGCAGAGGGATTTTCGAGAACGGAAAGCCGGGCGTGCCCAACTCTTTGCTGTGGAAGAGGCTGAAATGGACCCCGGATTTCATCTGCAGCATTGGATTGAAAGCTTCGACCGGCTCCAAGCCTCCCAGCCAGCCTGCCTGCAACATCCGCCCGCCGGTCTTCGTCAAATTAATAGATTCCAGGAGAGCACGGTTGCCCACCAGATTCAACACTTTATCGTACTCGGTTGAGCAGTGTGCGTCGAGCTCGGGCTGTTCGATGAGTGTCTCTGTCGCACCCATCCCCCGCAGCAAGTCGAATCTCTCCTTTCGGCGAGTGGTCGCAGATACCTTGGCACCCGCATGAACAGCAAGTTTCACAGCAGCCTGCCCGAGGGTGGACGTAGCACCTCGGATCAGCAGCGTCTCACCCGGCTGAAGGTCGAGAACCGTGAAGAGGCACGACCAGACGGTGATGTAAACTTCGGGGATGGCGGCAAGCTGCTCCCACGGCAGGGTCGTCTGGACGGCAATGACATTGGTGGCAGGGATAGCGACAAACTCGCCGTAGCCACCGGGCCGGTTTCTACCAATGCCACCCATCACACCGACGACGGTCTCTCCAATGTGGAACTCTCCGCCCGGACAAGcgtcgacgacgccgacgcATTCCAGCCCCGTCACAGGGTTCCATTCGTCCCATTCCCCCTTGCGCATATGCGTTTCGGCGTGATTTAATCCGAAGGATTTGACAGCAATGAGGACCTCGCCTGTGCGCACGGTCGGCTTGGGAACCGTTCTGTACTCAAGTACCTCGGGACCGCCAAACTTGCTAATGACGATGGCGTTCATGGTGGCCGACATGTTGGGAGTTTGTTGGGTTGTTCAGATAGGATCTGTGCTAATTGTCAAAGTCTAGCGCAGTACGTACAAATAATACTGAGTGCTGGGATAACTGGAATGTGATAGTAGGAAGGACAGGGAGGGGATGACCGTCGGTTAAATATATCCTCGATGTAGTTGTCGAGCGATGAGACCATTCGGACGATAGTCTAGCATTCGGACGATAGTTGGGGCTCGTCATGGAACGATTTCAAAGCATTCGTCCGTattccattccattcaaCGCCTATTCCAAATT
Encoded proteins:
- a CDS encoding uncharacterized protein (ID:PFLUO_005490-T1.cds;~source:funannotate), encoding MSATMNAIVISKFGGPEVLEYRTVPKPTVRTGEVLIAVKSFGLNHAETHMRKGEWDEWNPVTGLECVGVVDACPGGEFHIGETVVGVMGGIGRNRPGGYGEFVAIPATNVIAVQTTLPWEQLAAIPEVYITVWSCLFTVLDLQPGETLLIRGATSTLGQAAVKLAVHAGAKVSATTRRKERFDLLRGMGATETLIEQPELDAHCSTEYDKVLNLVGNRALLESINLTKTGGRMLQAGWLGGLEPVEAFNPMLQMKSGVHFSLFHSKELGTPGFPFSKIPLQRIIQQIEKGEYDAQPAYVFGYNEIHRAHELLDSGDAGGKVVVTRY
- a CDS encoding uncharacterized protein (ID:PFLUO_005489-T1.cds;~source:funannotate); its protein translation is MPIKPPLQSDFSSALTLTITNPPSPAQTPAPNILLLLHGLGDTAAGFTSFARALHLPETTIVTVQAPAPLPFDLGGFHWGDDVSFDSSTGALDMDSGFARATAILADDVVRDTLMGKCGYRPREIMVLGLGQGGMVGLALARALGKTEREAMGGVVSIGAPFALSGQSGGAKNRTPVLLVAGRDSLVVSDSAVRRTKEVFEFVELSRYARKGDGMPSNRDEMLPVMQFFARRLRSRQGVPEGSVEIG
- a CDS encoding uncharacterized protein (ID:PFLUO_005487-T1.cds;~source:funannotate) → MKFAKELEQELVPEWRAKYLDYKTGKKKVKAITRALHKAQRSPYTPSLGAPTPSSKGASRPDNLTPSNPDKSLDQPRSNTNSRSTPNPRAERQPLRTPKSRPSPHVGNRSYGSIIATPPLRGQGSDAESFELPDPAMDPEEEYVPLEDDAGRSNGVKAPAPILPRRATFGNLPARDEPAERRLSVTQQQSFNSPGGGASNKSDSGNRTSTLLRRVFSNAEGASPGKRTTQSNYHPDVEKRQDEFFAFLDSELSKVDSFYEMKEEEAAERLQVLRQQLHIMRDQRIQEFMAAKKRTTRGDVAEMRARPNGFGKFNGRLKDTLTGKPRFGKNSEALAEMATPGLHERDHDFIVNRRDFMRRNDPQNEVSYRTAKKKLKHALQEFYRGVELLKGYAYLNRTAFRKINKKYDKAVNARPPLRYMSERINKASFVQSEALESLMVTSEDLYARYFERGNRKIAVSKLRHTITKSGDYSPSTFRAGLMLMAGALFAIQGLVYAAQHLRNGDPEIHTRTSYLLQIYGGYFLITFHVLLFCVDCMIWTKSKINYAFVFEYDTRHTLEWRQLLEIPSFFVFLLGLCMWLNFSWTNAMYIYWPVVLIGITLIVIFLPARILYHRSRKWWAFSNWRLLLAGIYPVEFRDFFLGDMYCSQTYAMGNIALFFCLYAAHWDSPSQCNSSHSRLLGFFTCLPSVWRAFQCIRRYLDTKNAFPHLLNLGKYIFGVLYYATLSMYRIDRDMRYQASFITFALLNSVYTSVWDLIMDWSLGNPYSKHPLLREVLAFRKAWIYYAAMVADVVIRFNWIFYAIFANEIQHSAVLSFVVSFTEVCRRGIWSVFRVENEHCTNVLLFRASRDVPLPYEASAFVRATPAVDGGESPEDMQLREQPMPATPLLPPDDVEHSASSRPSLRARHRQPSAGIVRVGTALASAHAQDFQRRRLPTYYSSNSMAPRDLIRDGDDTSDEDEELDAMTDEDSGLTADDTHHDQRSTAE
- a CDS encoding uncharacterized protein (ID:PFLUO_005488-T1.cds;~source:funannotate) is translated as MVFGWGESDDAHRQVYGGEQHESHFSHELIAGAASFEGMKLWEDHQRKEGKPVSHSFAKEAIAGLVGAEVDKLAETKGMDEVDRLKAREHAKRNAEHMYDEHYIREQGADEYDPRRYGRPQHQQRRGW